Proteins found in one Pseudoxanthomonas sp. SL93 genomic segment:
- a CDS encoding group II truncated hemoglobin, whose protein sequence is MSEPATPTTPYDRIGGEAGLRRMTRRMYALMDALPEAAAVRRLHPPSLDGSEQKLFEFLSGWLGGPPLFTQKHGAPMLRARHLPFAIGMDEASGWLACFHGALTETVEDAELRDFLWSRIEPLALHMRNMQAVPLRWADEG, encoded by the coding sequence ATGAGCGAACCCGCCACCCCCACCACTCCCTACGACCGCATTGGCGGTGAAGCCGGCTTGCGGCGGATGACCCGTCGCATGTACGCGCTGATGGACGCGCTGCCCGAGGCGGCCGCGGTGCGGCGCCTGCACCCGCCCTCGCTCGACGGCAGTGAACAGAAACTCTTCGAATTCCTCAGCGGCTGGCTGGGCGGTCCGCCGCTGTTCACGCAGAAGCACGGCGCCCCGATGCTCCGCGCCCGCCACCTGCCCTTCGCCATCGGCATGGACGAAGCCAGCGGCTGGCTGGCCTGCTTCCATGGTGCGCTGACCGAGACGGTCGAAGACGCCGAACTGCGCGACTTCCTGTGGTCGCGGATCGAGCCGCTGGCACTGCATATGCGGAACATGCAGGCGGTGCCGTTGCGGTGGGCGGACGAAGGCTAA